From Saprospiraceae bacterium, one genomic window encodes:
- a CDS encoding metal-dependent hydrolase — translation MDSLTQIVLGAACGEAVLGKKIGNKALIWGAVAGTIPDLDVLSNYFMGELDALVFHRGPMHSLLFATLAPFPLAWLVMQFYNKGWFNKTAYRRTGFVTGSLFFVLVFAILQLAFYLFFGNWAFSLSLLLLPSLVFIVRKMYLDYWSKTQEYPNVSYRDWVLLFFVSIITHPLLDALTTFGTRLYWPFSNERVSISTISIADPIYTLPFLFSVVLCGFYGRTDRRRRTSLWVGIAVSSIYLSATYFTKSHVEKVMHANLIEEGVQAEKMISVPTIFNNLLWYGIARHDHHYYCQYYSILDENPAENPIVKIADGKEWLGADSAHHIVKTLDWFGDGYTSVIRKNGDTLQWNDLRFGSLNFKFEKPEDFVFHFDLIQSSKGLKYYPNRERPSPQKDQMVKFWRRAFGEK, via the coding sequence TTGGATTCACTGACACAAATTGTATTGGGCGCAGCCTGCGGCGAAGCGGTGCTTGGAAAAAAAATTGGAAACAAAGCACTGATATGGGGTGCGGTCGCGGGGACGATTCCTGATCTGGATGTACTTTCCAATTACTTTATGGGCGAATTGGATGCCCTCGTGTTTCACAGAGGACCCATGCATTCGCTTTTGTTTGCGACACTGGCCCCCTTTCCACTGGCCTGGCTGGTCATGCAATTCTACAATAAAGGATGGTTTAATAAAACAGCCTATCGAAGGACCGGATTTGTGACAGGCAGTTTGTTTTTTGTTCTGGTGTTTGCAATTTTGCAACTCGCATTTTACTTGTTTTTTGGCAATTGGGCCTTTAGTCTATCACTGCTCTTGCTGCCATCCCTCGTTTTCATTGTTCGCAAGATGTACCTCGACTATTGGAGCAAGACACAGGAGTATCCCAATGTAAGCTACAGAGACTGGGTCCTTTTGTTTTTTGTATCGATCATTACCCATCCACTGCTGGATGCACTGACTACTTTTGGAACCAGACTTTATTGGCCATTTTCAAATGAGAGGGTGTCTATTTCTACCATTTCCATTGCAGATCCGATATACACCCTGCCGTTTTTATTTAGTGTGGTGCTTTGTGGATTTTATGGAAGAACGGATCGACGAAGGAGAACTTCACTCTGGGTCGGAATCGCGGTAAGCAGCATTTATTTGTCAGCTACTTATTTTACCAAATCACATGTTGAAAAAGTCATGCACGCCAATTTAATAGAAGAGGGTGTTCAAGCGGAAAAAATGATCTCTGTTCCCACCATCTTCAACAATCTGTTGTGGTATGGTATCGCCAGACATGACCATCACTATTATTGTCAGTATTATTCAATCCTCGATGAGAATCCTGCTGAAAATCCCATTGTAAAAATTGCAGATGGAAAAGAATGGTTGGGGGCGGACAGTGCCCATCATATTGTTAAAACGCTGGATTGGTTTGGGGATGGATATACCAGTGTGATTCGCAAGAATGGAGACACGCTTCAGTGGAATGATTTAAGATTTGGCAGTTTAAATTTCAAATTCGAAAAACCGGAGGATTTTGTATTCCACTTTGACCTCATTCAATCATCAAAAGGATTGAAGTACTACCCCAACAGAGAAAGACCTTCACCACAAAAAGATCAGATGGTAAAATTTTGGAGGAGGGCGTTCGGCGAAAAATAG
- a CDS encoding transposase produces MDQSKTNNRRRRYDTEFKLNAIHLLESGKNASELADSLGVSKQMLYNWRSQIRITRNASVQPGTNNPYTELEQLRKKLRDVEMERDILKKALNIFSRQT; encoded by the coding sequence ATGGATCAATCAAAGACAAACAATCGGAGGAGGAGGTACGATACCGAGTTTAAGCTTAATGCCATTCATTTGCTCGAATCCGGGAAGAACGCTAGCGAATTAGCTGATTCTCTTGGCGTTAGTAAGCAAATGCTTTACAATTGGCGTAGTCAAATCAGGATTACCAGGAATGCTTCCGTCCAGCCAGGAACAAATAATCCTTATACTGAACTTGAACAGCTCCGTAAGAAATTAAGGGATGTTGAAATGGAAAGGGATATTTTAAAAAAAGCCTTGAACATTTTCAGCCGGCAGACATGA
- a CDS encoding IS3 family transposase has protein sequence MKPKAEFIQSLSGVYPTNKLCKMMNIPRNTLYHFIHRRDSPTKHLGLRDRIKSVFDSHMNRYGSRRIKMELAVKYSKNVSRHLIRKCMKEQNLKAIQPKSFVPKTTDSTGTKFPAPNLLLDFGKAQKPNEVWVGDITYIPLKNGQWAYLSTWIDTYLHKVVGWDVQTHMRSELVISAFNKAKLKCIQNKLSVIVHSDRGTQYSSKDFKNAIKGNRQSMTRKNEVYDNAIAESFFSRLKCECIRGTVFDDLDQLRFTLFEYIDGYYNTIRRHSSIQYYTPLEFENIYYSKNQFTHCN, from the coding sequence ATGAAACCAAAAGCTGAATTTATCCAGAGTCTAAGCGGTGTGTATCCTACTAACAAGCTTTGCAAGATGATGAATATTCCAAGGAATACTTTGTATCATTTTATCCACAGGAGGGATTCTCCCACTAAACATTTGGGATTAAGAGACCGAATAAAATCCGTATTTGACTCTCATATGAATAGGTATGGAAGTCGTAGAATTAAAATGGAATTAGCCGTAAAATATTCAAAAAATGTTAGCCGCCATTTGATTCGCAAATGTATGAAGGAACAAAATTTGAAAGCAATCCAGCCAAAGAGTTTTGTTCCAAAAACAACTGATTCCACCGGGACCAAATTTCCTGCACCCAATTTACTTCTTGATTTTGGAAAGGCGCAAAAACCAAATGAAGTATGGGTTGGTGACATTACCTACATTCCTTTAAAGAATGGCCAATGGGCCTATCTTTCAACTTGGATTGATACTTATTTGCATAAAGTAGTGGGCTGGGATGTTCAGACTCATATGAGAAGCGAACTGGTTATTTCAGCCTTCAATAAAGCAAAACTGAAATGCATCCAAAATAAATTAAGTGTGATTGTCCATTCTGACCGAGGAACGCAGTACTCTAGTAAAGATTTCAAAAATGCCATTAAAGGAAATAGACAAAGTATGACTCGCAAAAACGAAGTTTATGACAACGCAATTGCCGAATCATTTTTCTCAAGGCTCAAATGCGAATGCATTAGAGGTACTGTATTTGATGATTTGGATCAATTAAGATTCACTCTGTTTGAATACATAGATGGCTATTACAACACAATCAGAAGGCATTCATCCATTCAATACTATACACCCTTAGAATTTGAAAATATTTATTATTCGAAAAATCAATTCACTCATTGCAACTAA
- the cas2 gene encoding CRISPR-associated endonuclease Cas2, whose translation MNQSERFNHYRIMWVMVYFDLPTETKAEKREYALFRKNLIRAGFSMFQFSIYSRHCLSKEYADRYIQGVKKILPAKGHVVIGCMTDKQFGMMEVYHGIAKQPLEGQKPMLELF comes from the coding sequence ATGAATCAGTCAGAACGATTTAACCATTATAGAATCATGTGGGTCATGGTGTATTTTGATTTACCAACAGAAACTAAAGCAGAAAAGCGAGAATATGCCTTGTTTAGAAAGAACTTAATTCGGGCAGGATTTTCCATGTTTCAATTTTCCATCTATTCCAGACATTGTCTTAGCAAGGAATATGCAGATCGGTATATCCAAGGCGTAAAAAAAATATTGCCAGCGAAGGGGCATGTGGTTATAGGTTGTATGACTGATAAGCAGTTTGGAATGATGGAGGTTTATCACGGTATTGCAAAACAACCATTGGAAGGCCAAAAACCAATGTTAGAACTTTTTTAA